In the genome of Desulfovibrio desulfuricans, one region contains:
- the murG gene encoding undecaprenyldiphospho-muramoylpentapeptide beta-N-acetylglucosaminyltransferase → MDNILLTTGGTGGHIFPALAVAEELRRRNPNANLLFVGSLYGPEERLMRQAGIPFEGLPVRGLLGRGFKAVGAGAQMALAVVKAMGIIRRFRPDVVAGFGGYAAFAPMMAARLLGVPGVLHEQNAVAGASNRFLARLARRVCISLPNTSGFDMKKCVFTGNPVRAAVSEVGQLDRQRQSRRLLVMGGSQGAHALNAFMLENLAEFRGAGVEIRHQTGTTDEGSVRAAYVAAGYAPGCVSAFIDDMAGAYAWADVALCRAGASTVAELCAAGLPSVLVPFPYAIHDHQTRNAEVLTRSGAAVLVPEGRMAVQHMSDILLRLLTMPGEREPMAEAALSAARPDAAARVVAVLEETA, encoded by the coding sequence ATGGACAACATCCTCCTGACGACTGGCGGAACCGGCGGGCACATTTTTCCGGCACTGGCTGTGGCAGAGGAATTGCGGCGTCGCAATCCCAATGCCAACTTGCTGTTTGTGGGCTCGCTCTACGGGCCGGAGGAACGCCTGATGCGTCAGGCGGGTATCCCCTTTGAGGGGCTGCCCGTGCGCGGGCTGCTTGGCCGTGGTTTCAAGGCCGTGGGAGCGGGCGCGCAGATGGCTTTGGCCGTGGTCAAGGCCATGGGCATCATCCGCCGCTTCAGGCCTGACGTGGTGGCTGGATTTGGCGGATATGCGGCGTTTGCGCCCATGATGGCCGCAAGGCTGCTGGGCGTGCCCGGCGTGCTGCACGAGCAGAACGCCGTCGCCGGGGCCAGCAACCGCTTTTTGGCCCGGCTGGCGAGGCGCGTTTGTATTTCGCTGCCCAACACCAGCGGTTTTGACATGAAAAAATGCGTTTTTACCGGCAACCCCGTGCGTGCCGCCGTCAGCGAAGTGGGGCAGCTCGACCGTCAGCGGCAGAGCCGTCGCCTGCTGGTCATGGGCGGATCGCAGGGCGCGCACGCTCTCAACGCCTTTATGCTGGAAAATCTTGCGGAATTTCGTGGCGCAGGGGTGGAAATTCGCCACCAGACCGGCACCACCGACGAAGGCAGCGTGCGCGCGGCCTATGTGGCTGCGGGCTATGCGCCCGGTTGCGTCTCCGCCTTTATTGACGACATGGCCGGGGCCTATGCCTGGGCCGACGTCGCCCTGTGCCGCGCCGGAGCCAGCACGGTGGCGGAGCTTTGCGCCGCCGGGTTGCCCTCGGTTCTTGTGCCCTTTCCCTATGCCATACACGATCACCAGACCCGCAACGCCGAGGTGCTGACCCGCAGCGGCGCAGCCGTACTTGTTCCCGAGGGTCGCATGGCCGTACAGCACATGTCGGACATACTGTTGCGGCTTTTGACCATGCCCGGCGAACGCGAGCCCATGGCCGAGGCGGCGCTTTCCGCCGCACGGCCTGATGCTGCCGCGCGCGTGGTGGCCGTTCTCGAAGAAACAGCGTAG
- the murC gene encoding UDP-N-acetylmuramate--L-alanine ligase, whose amino-acid sequence MNSKIRRIHMVGIGGAGMSGIAEVLLNQGYEVSGSDMSDSAVVRHLRELGAKVAVGHAAENVGDVQVLVKSTAISDENPELAEARRRNIAIIPRAEMLAELMRLRQGIAIAGTHGKTTTTSLTASIFDTAGLDPTVIIGGRLNAYGTNAHLGHGEYLIAEADESDGSFLCLLPIINVVTNVDEDHLDHYKTRDGIDAAFVEFMNNVPFYGLNIVCGDDPGVRALLARVKRPVLTYGFAEDNVLRAVPLECGVRNNFEVWRSGKKLGKVSLPQPGRHNMLNALAAIGAAMEVDISFDKCAEGLNGFGGVGRRFEFKGERAGVTVVDDYGHHPAEIAATLATARQVFPGRRLVAAFQPHRFSRTQAHFGEFCKVFDNVDQLLLTEIYAASEKPIPGVSGQSLAQGIRQVSTTPVEYFQTLNDIAAALPGILKAGDVLLTLGAGSITRLGPAWIEGQNHA is encoded by the coding sequence ATGAACAGCAAGATTCGGCGTATTCATATGGTTGGTATCGGCGGTGCGGGCATGAGCGGTATTGCCGAGGTTCTTCTCAATCAGGGCTACGAGGTCTCCGGCTCTGACATGAGTGATTCGGCTGTTGTGCGGCACCTGCGGGAGCTTGGCGCAAAGGTAGCCGTGGGCCACGCGGCGGAAAACGTGGGCGACGTGCAGGTGCTCGTCAAGTCCACGGCCATCAGCGATGAAAACCCAGAGCTGGCCGAAGCCCGCCGCCGCAATATCGCCATTATTCCGCGTGCGGAAATGCTGGCCGAGCTCATGCGCCTGCGTCAGGGCATCGCCATAGCTGGCACGCACGGCAAAACCACCACCACGTCGCTGACCGCGTCCATTTTTGATACCGCCGGGCTTGATCCTACCGTGATCATCGGCGGGCGGCTCAATGCCTACGGAACCAACGCGCACCTCGGCCATGGCGAATATCTGATAGCCGAAGCAGACGAATCGGACGGCTCATTTTTGTGCCTCCTGCCTATCATCAATGTCGTCACAAACGTGGACGAGGATCATCTCGACCACTACAAGACCCGCGATGGCATCGACGCCGCTTTTGTGGAGTTTATGAACAATGTGCCGTTTTACGGCCTGAACATCGTCTGCGGCGACGACCCCGGCGTACGCGCGTTGCTCGCGCGGGTTAAGCGCCCTGTGCTGACCTACGGCTTTGCTGAAGACAACGTGCTGCGCGCTGTGCCGCTTGAGTGCGGCGTTCGCAACAATTTTGAGGTATGGCGCAGCGGCAAAAAGCTGGGCAAGGTCAGCCTGCCCCAGCCGGGCCGTCACAACATGCTCAATGCCCTTGCCGCCATCGGCGCGGCTATGGAAGTAGACATCAGCTTTGACAAATGCGCTGAAGGCCTCAACGGCTTTGGCGGCGTAGGGCGTCGCTTTGAATTCAAGGGCGAGCGGGCAGGCGTGACCGTGGTTGACGACTACGGGCACCACCCGGCGGAAATTGCGGCCACACTTGCCACCGCGCGGCAGGTTTTTCCGGGTCGTCGTCTGGTTGCGGCGTTTCAACCGCACCGCTTCAGTCGCACGCAGGCCCATTTTGGCGAGTTTTGCAAGGTGTTCGACAACGTTGACCAGCTGCTGCTTACCGAAATTTACGCCGCGTCCGAAAAGCCCATCCCCGGGGTTTCCGGCCAAAGCCTCGCGCAGGGCATTCGTCAGGTTTCCACCACGCCTGTGGAGTATTTTCAGACGCTAAACGACATCGCCGCAGCCCTGCCGGGCATACTCAAGGCGGGTGACGTGCTGCTTACCCTCGGCGCTGGCAGTATTACCCGGCTTGGCCCCGCGTGGATTGAGGGACAGAACCATGCGTGA
- the murB gene encoding UDP-N-acetylmuramate dehydrogenase yields the protein MREMPAPFLAPRTTLRVGGTAIAELVLEQREDVYLLPDKLKALGGTPLVLGAGSNILAQDGELPLVLIRPFFYDGPEIAGEADGKILVRAGAGVPMARLLRFCSASGLSGLEGLVGIPGSVGGAVAMNAGSHGTETCKNIHSVQVVIDNTIERISASALQYGYRTLSINGKKNDFIVLEATFGLTVAERDGICNCMRHNFFKKKSKQPVTAWSAGCVFKNPSPEMSAGRLLDEAGFKGRKLGGMAFSTLHANFLINEGKGSATAALALLQEAREAVLQRFGIALEPEVRIVPCLLP from the coding sequence ATGCGTGAGATGCCCGCGCCTTTTCTTGCGCCCCGCACCACCCTGCGGGTGGGCGGAACGGCCATTGCCGAACTTGTGCTTGAGCAGCGGGAGGATGTTTATCTACTACCAGATAAATTGAAGGCTCTGGGCGGCACTCCCCTGGTATTGGGCGCTGGCAGCAATATTCTTGCGCAGGACGGCGAGCTGCCCCTGGTCTTGATACGGCCTTTTTTTTACGACGGGCCGGAGATTGCGGGCGAGGCTGACGGTAAAATTTTGGTGCGCGCAGGCGCGGGCGTTCCCATGGCGCGGTTGCTGCGTTTTTGCTCTGCAAGCGGCCTTTCTGGTCTTGAGGGGCTGGTGGGCATACCTGGCAGCGTGGGCGGGGCGGTAGCCATGAACGCTGGCTCGCACGGTACGGAAACATGCAAAAATATCCATTCTGTACAGGTAGTTATAGACAACACTATTGAGCGTATCAGCGCAAGTGCACTGCAATACGGCTACCGCACCCTTAGTATCAACGGGAAAAAGAATGATTTTATCGTCTTGGAAGCCACATTTGGCTTGACCGTTGCTGAAAGGGATGGCATCTGTAATTGCATGCGTCACAACTTTTTTAAGAAAAAGTCTAAACAACCTGTGACGGCCTGGAGCGCGGGGTGCGTGTTCAAAAACCCCTCGCCTGAAATGTCTGCCGGAAGGCTGCTGGATGAAGCGGGCTTCAAGGGCAGAAAGCTTGGGGGAATGGCTTTTTCAACCCTGCATGCAAATTTTTTGATTAACGAAGGCAAGGGCAGCGCCACAGCAGCCCTGGCTCTGTTGCAAG